One Microbacterium trichothecenolyticum DNA window includes the following coding sequences:
- a CDS encoding RCC1 domain-containing protein encodes MPGSSLTVTASCPFGTATTSAPILGANALGFGLNQWAELGDGGQAGGDAAGSGVARTTPAQLLRVFPSPVKQVVSVGAGTGGGANHATIALLDDGTVWSVGGNGFGQLGTGGNSRSQWMQIAGLSGVQQISAGNESVYALLADKTVMAWGDNSFGQLGANVSGGSASTPVQVAGLSNVAQVSSGTQQCFFLLTDGTVRAIGRNTFGAALGDGSSVSQSASPVQVSGLSNVTQIAGFAQGGYAVKSDGTVWSWGSDYAGALGKGTTPVPPQWSASAAVYASSTPVQVQGLSGKTVVQVAGSFAGGVVRTSDGAVYAWGDNTSGFVGDGTTTSRSSATAVSGLTSGVARVTASGNSAYAIKSDGSVIAWGDNSTGQLGTGNTTNATTPVNVSGLSGLPITGFMTNSPSTNRMYLYVGTATVTVDVDAQVPAGTAGAVVAKVTAGSVPVTGAALTLSASNNAQLGASSGSTGASGTYQTTVQLNRWTTPGLVTKVTAASGTSAGSDTFVSLGANALGFGLNQWAELGDGGAAGGDAAGSGVARTTPSQLLRAFPSPVKQVVSVGAGTGGGANHATIALLDDGTVWSVGGNGFGQLGTGGNSRTTWARVTGVSGVQQISAGNESVYALLADKTVMAWGDNSFGQLGANVSGGSASTPVQVAGLSNVAQVSSGTQQCFFLLTDGTVRAIGRNTFGAALGDGSSVSQSASPVQVSGLSNVTQIAGFAQGGYAVKSDGTVWSWGSDYAGALGKGTTPVPPQWSASAAVYASSTPVQVQGLSGKTVVQVAGSFAGGVVRTSDGAVYAWGDNASGFVGDGTTTSRSSATAVSGLTSGVARVTASGNSAYAIKSDGSVIAWGDNSTGQLGTGNTTNATTPVAVSGLSGLPITGFMTNSPSTNRMYLYTAP; translated from the coding sequence ATGCCCGGTTCGTCACTGACGGTCACCGCAAGCTGCCCATTCGGTACGGCGACGACGTCGGCCCCCATCCTCGGTGCGAATGCTCTGGGTTTCGGTCTGAATCAGTGGGCTGAGCTGGGCGACGGTGGTCAGGCGGGTGGGGATGCCGCGGGTAGCGGTGTCGCGCGCACGACGCCCGCGCAGTTGTTGCGGGTGTTTCCGTCGCCGGTGAAGCAGGTCGTCTCCGTCGGTGCGGGAACGGGCGGGGGCGCGAATCACGCGACGATCGCGTTGCTGGATGACGGGACCGTCTGGTCTGTGGGCGGCAACGGTTTCGGCCAGCTGGGCACGGGCGGCAACTCGCGGTCGCAGTGGATGCAGATCGCTGGGCTCTCTGGTGTGCAGCAGATTTCAGCGGGCAACGAGTCGGTGTACGCGTTGCTGGCGGATAAGACGGTGATGGCGTGGGGCGATAACTCGTTCGGGCAGTTGGGGGCGAATGTCTCCGGCGGGTCGGCGTCGACGCCGGTGCAGGTGGCGGGGTTGTCGAATGTCGCGCAGGTCAGTTCGGGGACGCAGCAGTGCTTCTTCTTGCTGACGGATGGCACGGTGCGCGCGATCGGGCGGAATACGTTCGGTGCGGCGTTGGGTGACGGGTCGAGTGTGTCGCAGTCGGCGTCGCCGGTGCAGGTGTCGGGGTTGTCGAATGTGACGCAGATCGCCGGTTTCGCGCAGGGCGGGTATGCGGTGAAGTCCGATGGCACGGTGTGGTCGTGGGGCAGTGATTACGCGGGCGCGTTGGGCAAGGGCACGACACCGGTTCCCCCGCAGTGGTCGGCGAGTGCGGCCGTGTATGCGTCGTCGACGCCGGTGCAGGTGCAGGGGCTGTCGGGCAAGACGGTGGTGCAGGTCGCGGGCAGCTTCGCCGGCGGCGTGGTGCGGACCTCTGACGGGGCGGTGTACGCGTGGGGCGACAATACCTCCGGGTTCGTCGGCGATGGCACGACGACATCGCGCTCGAGCGCGACGGCGGTATCTGGGCTGACCTCGGGCGTCGCGCGGGTGACGGCGTCGGGCAACTCGGCCTACGCGATCAAGTCGGACGGCTCCGTCATCGCCTGGGGTGACAACTCCACCGGTCAGCTCGGTACGGGTAACACCACCAACGCCACCACTCCGGTGAACGTCAGCGGCCTGTCCGGGCTGCCCATCACGGGGTTCATGACCAACTCACCCTCCACCAACCGCATGTACCTCTATGTCGGCACGGCGACGGTGACGGTCGATGTCGATGCACAGGTTCCGGCGGGCACGGCCGGGGCGGTGGTCGCGAAGGTCACGGCCGGTTCGGTCCCCGTGACGGGCGCCGCGTTGACATTGTCCGCGTCGAACAACGCGCAGCTGGGCGCGAGTTCGGGCTCGACGGGTGCGAGCGGCACGTACCAGACCACCGTTCAGCTGAACCGGTGGACGACGCCGGGACTGGTCACCAAGGTCACCGCCGCCAGCGGAACGAGCGCGGGCAGCGACACTTTCGTCAGCCTCGGTGCGAATGCTCTGGGTTTCGGTCTGAACCAGTGGGCGGAATTGGGCGATGGGGGAGCGGCGGGTGGCGATGCCGCGGGTAGCGGTGTCGCGCGCACGACGCCGTCGCAGCTTCTTCGGGCCTTTCCGTCACCGGTGAAGCAGGTCGTCTCCGTCGGTGCGGGAACGGGCGGGGGCGCGAATCACGCGACGATCGCGTTGCTGGATGACGGGACCGTCTGGTCTGTGGGCGGCAACGGTTTCGGCCAGCTGGGCACCGGCGGCAACTCGCGAACGACCTGGGCTCGCGTCACAGGCGTTTCCGGTGTGCAGCAGATTTCAGCGGGCAACGAGTCGGTGTACGCGTTGCTGGCGGACAAGACGGTGATGGCGTGGGGCGATAACTCGTTCGGGCAGTTGGGGGCGAATGTCTCCGGCGGGTCGGCGTCGACGCCGGTGCAGGTGGCGGGGTTGTCGAATGTCGCGCAGGTCAGTTCGGGGACGCAGCAGTGCTTCTTCTTGCTGACGGATGGCACGGTGCGCGCGATCGGGCGGAATACGTTCGGTGCGGCGTTGGGTGACGGGTCGAGTGTGTCGCAGTCGGCGTCGCCGGTGCAGGTGTCGGGGTTGTCGAATGTGACGCAGATCGCTGGTTTCGCGCAGGGCGGGTATGCGGTGAAGTCCGATGGCACGGTGTGGTCGTGGGGCAGTGATTACGCGGGCGCGTTGGGCAAGGGCACGACACCGGTTCCCCCGCAGTGGTCGGCGAGTGCGGCCGTGTATGCGTCGTCGACGCCGGTGCAGGTGCAGGGGCTGTCGGGCAAGACGGTGGTGCAGGTCGCGGGCAGCTTCGCCGGCGGCGTGGTGCGGACCTCTGACGGGGCGGTGTACGCGTGGGGCGACAATGCCTCCGGGTTCGTCGGCGATGGCACGACGACATCGCGCTCGAGCGCGACGGCGGTATCTGGGCTGACCTCGGGCGTCGCGCGGGTGACGGCGTCGGGCAACTCGGCCTACGCGATCAAGTCGGACGGCTCCGTCATCGCCTGGGGTGACAACTCCACCGGTCAGCTCGGTACGGGTAACACCACCAACGCCACCACGCCGGTCGCCGTCAGCGGCCTGTCCGGGCTGCCCATCACGGGGTTCATGACCAACTCACCCTCCACCAACCGCATGTACCTCTACACCGCGCCGTGA